A region from the Kryptolebias marmoratus isolate JLee-2015 linkage group LG9, ASM164957v2, whole genome shotgun sequence genome encodes:
- the LOC119617382 gene encoding trichohyalin isoform X2 — MSQEGSEAPDIYRLAELSQNLQIVKDQSWEKRREESEKIKIKIKSNKSSNSNQQFSGGHLTEQSRSPETVNHLQDQLRREVEEHIREGKGSAEAVQERVGRIQQLKDALREETLKGGAVRERSQLSQMFNDKPQFGYNEAQERRRQLKEDHARLIHEEVAKMEEDLAREQPPAEGPQRELQVLSGQRRVLVLQMEALRVEAQQTERDLQDQHQRHQTELRRLRDESLQVFRAFRQVSEEQRKLSEGRYRSVLLEAVQDAVYLSAQNQQLQADNKRLRKALGEIKDALAARGDPAADLITPQE, encoded by the exons ATGTCACAGGAGGGAAGCGAGGCTCCCGATATTTACAGGCTAGCTGAGCTGAGTCAAAACCTGCAG ATAGTTAAAGATCAGTCATGGGAGAAGAGGAGGGAAGAATCAGAgaagataaaaatcaaaatcaag AGTAATAAATCCTCAAATAGCAACCAGCAGTTTTCTGGAGGTCATCTGACTGAACAAAGCAGGAGTCCAGAAACCGTGAACCATCTGCAGGATCAGCTGAGGCGGGAAGTGGAAGAACATATCAGGG AAGGTAAAGGCAGTGCTGAGGCAGTCCAGGAGAGAGTAGGAAGaatccagcagctgaaggacGCCCTCAGAGAAGAAACGCTGAAGGGCGGCGCTGTTCGAGAGAGATCGCAGCTCAGTCAGATG TTTAACGACAAGCCTCAGTTTGGATACAATGAAGCGCAGGAGCGGAGGAGGCAACTTAAGGAGGATCATGCGAGATTAATTCACGAGGAGGTGGCGAAGATGGAGGAAGACTTGGCGCGGGAGCAGCCACCG GCGGAGGGTCCTCAGAGGGAGCTGCAGGTCCTGAGCGGACAGAGGCGGGTCCTGGTGCTGCAGATGGAGGCCCTTCGAGTCGAGGCCCAGCAGACAGAGCGAGACCTGCAGGACCAGCACCAGAGACACCAAACGGAGCTGCGGCGTCTGAGGGACGAGAGCCTGCAG GTGTTCCGGGCGTTCCGTCAGGTCAGCGAGGAGCAGAGGAAGCTCTCGGAGGGCAGGTACAGGAGCGTGCTGCTGGAAGCCGTGCAGGACGCCGTCTACCTATCAGCTCAAAACCAGCAGCTGCAAGCCGACAACAAACGCCTCCGGAAAG CACTGGGAGAGATAAAGGATGCTCTCGCTGCGCGGGGTGATCCTGCAGCTGATCTGATAACTCCGCAGGAATGA
- the LOC119617382 gene encoding trichohyalin isoform X1, translating into MSQEGSEAPDIYRLAELSQNLQIVKDQSWEKRREESEKIKIKIKSNKSSNSNQQFSGGHLTEQSRSPETVNHLQDQLRREVEEHIRGTKLGCRFDNESNQNSCVVFFLVLTEGKGSAEAVQERVGRIQQLKDALREETLKGGAVRERSQLSQMFNDKPQFGYNEAQERRRQLKEDHARLIHEEVAKMEEDLAREQPPAEGPQRELQVLSGQRRVLVLQMEALRVEAQQTERDLQDQHQRHQTELRRLRDESLQVFRAFRQVSEEQRKLSEGRYRSVLLEAVQDAVYLSAQNQQLQADNKRLRKALGEIKDALAARGDPAADLITPQE; encoded by the exons ATGTCACAGGAGGGAAGCGAGGCTCCCGATATTTACAGGCTAGCTGAGCTGAGTCAAAACCTGCAG ATAGTTAAAGATCAGTCATGGGAGAAGAGGAGGGAAGAATCAGAgaagataaaaatcaaaatcaag AGTAATAAATCCTCAAATAGCAACCAGCAGTTTTCTGGAGGTCATCTGACTGAACAAAGCAGGAGTCCAGAAACCGTGAACCATCTGCAGGATCAGCTGAGGCGGGAAGTGGAAGAACATATCAGGGGTACGAAGCTGGGATGTCGTTTTGACAACGAGTCCAACCAGAACAgctgtgttgtgtttttcctcGTACTCACAGAAGGTAAAGGCAGTGCTGAGGCAGTCCAGGAGAGAGTAGGAAGaatccagcagctgaaggacGCCCTCAGAGAAGAAACGCTGAAGGGCGGCGCTGTTCGAGAGAGATCGCAGCTCAGTCAGATG TTTAACGACAAGCCTCAGTTTGGATACAATGAAGCGCAGGAGCGGAGGAGGCAACTTAAGGAGGATCATGCGAGATTAATTCACGAGGAGGTGGCGAAGATGGAGGAAGACTTGGCGCGGGAGCAGCCACCG GCGGAGGGTCCTCAGAGGGAGCTGCAGGTCCTGAGCGGACAGAGGCGGGTCCTGGTGCTGCAGATGGAGGCCCTTCGAGTCGAGGCCCAGCAGACAGAGCGAGACCTGCAGGACCAGCACCAGAGACACCAAACGGAGCTGCGGCGTCTGAGGGACGAGAGCCTGCAG GTGTTCCGGGCGTTCCGTCAGGTCAGCGAGGAGCAGAGGAAGCTCTCGGAGGGCAGGTACAGGAGCGTGCTGCTGGAAGCCGTGCAGGACGCCGTCTACCTATCAGCTCAAAACCAGCAGCTGCAAGCCGACAACAAACGCCTCCGGAAAG CACTGGGAGAGATAAAGGATGCTCTCGCTGCGCGGGGTGATCCTGCAGCTGATCTGATAACTCCGCAGGAATGA
- the cd74a gene encoding CD74 molecule, major histocompatibility complex, class II invariant chain a encodes MADGSDDARLDRSSLVGSDEALVVPRSPTGGSNSRALKIAGLTTLACLLLASQVFTAYMVFNQKQQIHSLQKNSEKMGRQLTHSSHAVGPARMAVPMSNLPLLSEFTEEDTKKSETPLTKLQDVAVVSVEKQLMDLMKDVSLPQFNETFLANLQSLKQQINDTDWENFKTWMRYWLIFQMAQQKPASPPPQPGFLLKTKCQTEASPTSRRIGTYKPQCDEQGRYLPMQCWSGTGYCWCVDESGNPIQGSQIRGRPDCRRGAPFRRTMAVPSLMQMTSLDDEKK; translated from the exons ATGGCCGACGGATCGGACGACGCTCGCCTGGACAGAAGCAGTCTGGTGGGCAGTGATGAAGCCCTGGTGGTTCCTAGATCTCCGACAGG AGGCTCCAACAGCCGGGCCCTGAAGATCGCCGGCCTCACCACGCTGGCCTGCCTGCTTTTGGCCAGCCAGGTCTTCACGGCGTACATGGTGTTCAACCAGAAGCAGCAGATCCACTCGCTGCAGAAGAACTCGGAGAAGATGGGGAGACAGCTGACTCACTCGTCTCatg CCGTGGGCCCTGCGAGGATGGCCGTCCCCATGAGCAACCTGCCTCTGCTGTCCGAGTTCACCGAAGAGGACACCAAGAAGTCAGAGACGCCCCTGACT AAACTGCAGGACGTCGCTGTCGTCAGCGTGGAGAAGCAGCTGATGGACCTCATGAAG GACGTCAGCCTGCCGCAGTTCAACGAGACCTTCCTGGCCAACCTGCAGAGCCTGAAGCAGCAGATCAACGACACCGACTGGGAG AACTTTAAGACCTGGATGCGTTACTGGCTGATCTTCCAGATGGCCCAGCAGAAGCCGGCGTCGCCCCCCCCTCAGCCAG GCTTTTTGCTTAAGACCAAATGCCAGACGGAGGCGTCGCCCACGTCCCGCAGGATCGGCACCTACAAGCCGCAGTGCGACGAGCAGGGCCGCTACCTGCCCATGCAGTGCTGGAGCGGCACCGGCTACTGCTGGTGCGTGGACGAGTCCGGCAACCCCATCCAGGGCAGCCAGATCCGCGGCCGCCCCGACTGTCGCAGAG GCGCACCTTTTCGTCGCACGATGGCCGTCCCCAGCCTCATGCAGATGACTTCGCTTGATGATG aaaaaaaataa
- the LOC108240531 gene encoding uncharacterized protein LOC108240531: MNPGNTEAPMCEGAEATRVGVVFTTNPDCVVFDVEGRRVGYKSANDEDTRSFMFDQVVTTDNMERLHSELLQPLPESISNGFNGALMICGASAEMPGAPAEQRIIRKVLTDLFSRTTSPVAPEVFISVSCLQFYPDGSVVDLLSLNKDASELITHPVLGRCSSLFSVAVEQKLHPEQVESDVCRSRLQLFGLAGGASRTDLRGVNPLVKVLDHLLNRSAPDSDSLLLSLLKDALTGNYRTYLIYCINPRG, from the exons ATGAACCCGGGGAACACCGAAGCACCT ATGTGTGAGGGAGCTGAGGCCACGAGAGTAGGAGTTGTCTTCACCACAAACCCAG ACTGTGTAGTTTTTGACGTGGAAGGAAGAAGGGTTGGCTACAAATCAGCAAACGATGAG GATACGAGGTCTTTCATGTTTGACCAAGTCGTGACAACTGACAACATGGAG AGGCTTcactctgagctgctgcagcctctTCCTGAGTCCATCTCCAACGGCTTCAACGGAGCGCTGATGATCTGTGGAGCATCTGCAGAGATGCCTGGAGCCCCGGCGGAGCAAAGGATCATCAGGAAG GTTCTGACAGATCTGTTCAGCCGCACAACGTCCCCAGTGGCACCGGAGGTCTTCATCTCTGTGTCGTGCCTTCAG TTTTACCCGGACGGCAGTGTGGTGGATCTCCTGAGCCTCAACAAGGACGCCTCAGAGCTGATAACACACCCTGTTCTCGGGAG GTGCAGCTCCCTGTTCTCAGTGGCTGTGGAGCAGAAACTCCACCCTGAGCAGGTGGAGTCGGACGTGTGCCGCAGCAGGCTGCAGCTGTTCGGCCTGGCAGGAGGAGCCAGCAGGACGGACCTCAGGGG CGTAAATCCACTGGTGAAGGTTCTGGACCACCTCCTGAACCGTTCTGCTCCAGACAGCGacagcctcctcctctcccttctTAAAGATGCCCTGACAGGAAACTACAGGACTTACCTCATCTACTGCATCAATCCTCGAGGTTAG